CTATGTCTTGGTTTATTGAGACATGATCAAATTAAGCGAGGTGCCGCTACTGGAGTAGGGAATTTGATTTATTACGTAGGCCCGCCAACTGGACGAGATGGCATGGGTGGCGCTAGTTTTGCATCTAAAGTACTTTCCGCGGAAAGTCATAAAGACCGCCCAGCTGTTCAGAAAGGAGATCCGTTTATGGAAAAGCTCCTGATGGAATCTTGCTTAGAGTTAATGTCTGTTCCGGGGCTAGTTGTCGGTATTCAGGATATGGGTGCGGGAGGCCTTACCTGCGCGCTTTCAGAAACAGCTGCTCGGGGTGGGGTAGGGATAGAGGCTGATATCAGCAAAGTCCCTCAACGGGAAACCGGGATGACACCTTTTGAGATCATGCTTTCAGAAAGCCAGGAACGTATGTTGGTTGTCATTGAAAAAGGCAGGGAGAGAGAGATTGAATCCATCTTTACTAAATGGGATCTCCATGCTGTTTGCATTGGTAAGGTGATAGAAGAACCTATTTTGATTGTAAAACACGGTAAGGAGACGGTTGCTCGGATTACGCCAAGCTCTTTAGTAGAAGAAGCCCCTGTATATGAAAGAGACGTTACTGAACCCAAAGACTTAGCAATTGATCGTAAATGGGATCCCAAATCCATTCCTGATTTAGATGCAAAGGGTATCGAAAAAACACTTATTGATATACTCTGCCACCCAACAATCGCCGATAAACGCTGGATATGGCGCCAGTATGACCATATGGTGCTTGCGAGCACAGTGGTTGAGCCCGGATCTGACGCCGGCGTCGTGCGCTTACGTGTGGGCAACGGGCATGAAAAATATTTAGCCATATCTAATGACTGTAATAATAGATACTGTGCCCTTGATCCGTATAAAGGCGCGCAAATAGCAGTTCTTGAGTGCATAAGGAATCTTACTTGCTCAGGTGCAAGGCCCTTGGGGATGACTAATAATCTTAATTTTGGTAACCCGTACAAGAACGATGAATACTATTACTTAAAAGAGAGTGTTCGTGGACTTGCGGCTGCGTGCGAATTTTTCGATATACCGGTCGTGGGAGGGAATGTCAGTTTATATAATGAGCATGCTGATACCGCCATTGATCCAACCCCCGTTGTTTCCATTGCCGGCATCATTGATAAAAAAGAACACATCATACAGCAACGCATTCAGCGAGGCGATGAAGCCTTGATCCTTCTGGGCGGCTGGCCGGATGAGCTTGGCGGAAGTTATTTCCTGAAAGTTGTTCATGACTTGAACGTAGGCGAAGTTCCTCAAGTAGATTTAGAGAGGGCGGTTCTATTGCATGCGTTTGTCTTAGACCAAATTGAAAAAGGCGTCATTGAAGCGGCTCATGATATTTCTGAAGGCGGCCTCTTAGTCGCGGTCATAGAAATGATTTTTCGAAAAGGCCAATTTGGGATTGATTTAGATCTCACGCAAGCCACTAGTATGCGTAAAGATGCTCTCTTATTTGGGGAAAGCCAGAACCGCATCATTATCGGCTGTAATGCGGGTAACGTTTCCCGTATTCTAGAAGCAGCTAAAGCGATAAATCTTCCGGCCAACTTATTGGGCTTGGCTAACCAATCCGGGGAGATTAATTTGAATTTAGGTAAAAGCAATCACGTTTCCTGGAATACACATGAACTCAAAAAACGTTGGCGCCTTGTGCTACCAGCCATCATGGACGAGCATCTTTAGAGATAAATTTTTATAATGTCAGACCAAATAAAGCATGAGTGCGGAATAGCCATGATAAGGCTTTTAAAGCCTCTCAGCTATTACCATGAGAAATATGGCACTGCGCTTTATGGTTTTCGAAAATTATTTTTATTGATGGAGAAACAGCACAACCGCGGCCAAGATGGCGCGGGTATCGGTTGTGTGAAATTAAATGCTCCGATAGGGCGGCGTTACATGTTTCGCAGAAGGGACATGAATGAAAACTGCCTCACATACATCTTCAATAAATGCTTGCGAGAGTATAACGAGTTAGTACGCAAGGGCAGAATTCAACGCGATAACCCGGATTCGGTAAAAGATTTTTTCCCCTTCGGGGGTGAAGTTCTGTTGGGGCACTTACGTTACGCTACCTCAGGATCTCGTTCTCAAAGCAGCTGTCATCCCTACTTTCGCCGCAGTAATTGGATTACCCGTAACCTTCTCCTCGCAGGTAACTTTAATCTCACGAATGTTAATAAGCTCAACGAAGAGCTTGTGAGCCGAGGCCAGCATCCGATCTTTGATACCGATACACAGACCATATTGGAGCGTATAGGATCTCATTTAGACGAGGCTCACGGCCGCATATACCGTGAAATGAAAGCACGGGGTGTTCCTGGAGAACAGATCACAGAGATCATTAGCAAAGAGCTAGATCCCGCTTCTATTATTAGAGAAGCCACTCAAGATTGGGACGGTGGCTACGTCATTGCCGGTCTCATTGGTAATGGTGATGCCTTTGTGTTTAGGGATCCGCTAGGCATACGCCCGTGCCACTATATTATCAACGATGAAGTGATTGCGGTTGCTTCTGAGCGCGTACCCTTGATGACTATTTTTGGAATTGGCGCAGAGCAGGTTCAAGAGCTCAAGCCAGGCCACGTATTTGTGATTAAAAACACGGGTAATTCCTACGAAGTTCCCTTTGCGGAAAAGCAAGAACCCCAAAAATGCTCTTTTGAGCGGATTTACTTCTCTCGAGGAAACGACCCCGAAATCTACCAAGAACGCAAATCGCTGGGAGCTTGCTTAGCAAAGCCCTTAGCCGAGCTTGTTAATTATGATTTCTCCAAAACAGTTTTTGGCTATATACCCAATACTGCAGAACCCGCCTATAATGGCTTACTCGAAGAACTGCGGCTACTGCGCCGCCAAGAGGTTAAAGAGCAGATTTTAAAAGCCGCAAAAAATGATGATTTAAATGACGCGCTCTTAGATGAACTCATTATGGCAAATTGGCCGCGTGCCGAAAAAATAGCGCTTAAGGATATTAAGCTACGCACATTTATCAGCCAAGAAAAAGATCGCATTAACCTCGCCTCGCACGTCTATGATGTCACTTACGGGATTATCAAAGAAGAGGACACCTTGGTATGCGTGGATGACTCGATTGTCCGCGGCACCACGCTTAAAGAATCCATTCTACACATTCTTTCCCGCACGAACCCAAAACGAATTATCATTGCATCTACTGCGCCTCAAATTCGGTACCCGGATTGCTATGGCATCGATATGTCTGAGCTCGGCAAATTTATCGCGTTCCAGGCGACGATAGCGTT
This is a stretch of genomic DNA from Verrucomicrobia bacterium CG1_02_43_26. It encodes these proteins:
- a CDS encoding amidophosphoribosyltransferase, giving the protein MSDQIKHECGIAMIRLLKPLSYYHEKYGTALYGFRKLFLLMEKQHNRGQDGAGIGCVKLNAPIGRRYMFRRRDMNENCLTYIFNKCLREYNELVRKGRIQRDNPDSVKDFFPFGGEVLLGHLRYATSGSRSQSSCHPYFRRSNWITRNLLLAGNFNLTNVNKLNEELVSRGQHPIFDTDTQTILERIGSHLDEAHGRIYREMKARGVPGEQITEIISKELDPASIIREATQDWDGGYVIAGLIGNGDAFVFRDPLGIRPCHYIINDEVIAVASERVPLMTIFGIGAEQVQELKPGHVFVIKNTGNSYEVPFAEKQEPQKCSFERIYFSRGNDPEIYQERKSLGACLAKPLAELVNYDFSKTVFGYIPNTAEPAYNGLLEELRLLRRQEVKEQILKAAKNDDLNDALLDELIMANWPRAEKIALKDIKLRTFISQEKDRINLASHVYDVTYGIIKEEDTLVCVDDSIVRGTTLKESILHILSRTNPKRIIIASTAPQIRYPDCYGIDMSELGKFIAFQATIALLEEQGKSALIHEVYQQCLAQKDLPANQVKNVVQRLYEPFSPQEISKKIAELVYPADNGWTGQLEIVFQGIEALRASIPDHTGDWYFTGKYPTPGGQVVLNKAFLNYYEKKQGRSY
- a CDS encoding phosphoribosylformylglycinamidine synthase II, which gives rise to MIIKENNHLETALKLGLFEDEYFKIEELMGRAPNMVELGMFSVMWSEHCAYKNSRPLLKLLPKVKKDPEALGQVLVAAGEENAGVIDIGDGWAICFKIESHNHPSAVEPFEGAATGVGGILRDIFTMGARPVLLTNSLRFGDLSSPKTQKLLRGVVHGIAAYGNCVGIPNVAGDTYFDACYEGNPLVNALCLGLLRHDQIKRGAATGVGNLIYYVGPPTGRDGMGGASFASKVLSAESHKDRPAVQKGDPFMEKLLMESCLELMSVPGLVVGIQDMGAGGLTCALSETAARGGVGIEADISKVPQRETGMTPFEIMLSESQERMLVVIEKGREREIESIFTKWDLHAVCIGKVIEEPILIVKHGKETVARITPSSLVEEAPVYERDVTEPKDLAIDRKWDPKSIPDLDAKGIEKTLIDILCHPTIADKRWIWRQYDHMVLASTVVEPGSDAGVVRLRVGNGHEKYLAISNDCNNRYCALDPYKGAQIAVLECIRNLTCSGARPLGMTNNLNFGNPYKNDEYYYLKESVRGLAAACEFFDIPVVGGNVSLYNEHADTAIDPTPVVSIAGIIDKKEHIIQQRIQRGDEALILLGGWPDELGGSYFLKVVHDLNVGEVPQVDLERAVLLHAFVLDQIEKGVIEAAHDISEGGLLVAVIEMIFRKGQFGIDLDLTQATSMRKDALLFGESQNRIIIGCNAGNVSRILEAAKAINLPANLLGLANQSGEINLNLGKSNHVSWNTHELKKRWRLVLPAIMDEHL